A part of Capsicum annuum cultivar UCD-10X-F1 chromosome 6, UCD10Xv1.1, whole genome shotgun sequence genomic DNA contains:
- the LOC107875738 gene encoding inositol transporter 1 isoform X2: MTIVSLPGSSGYLEAGNRKISYFSNPYVLGLTFIAGIGGLLFGYDTGVISGALLYIKDDFPEVSQSSFLQETIVSMALVGAMIGAAAGGWVNDYFGRKKATLSADVVFIMGSVVMAAAPDPYILILGRLLVGLGVGVASVTAPVYIAEASPSEIRGGLVSTNVLMITGGQFLSYLVNLAFTEIPGTWRWMLGVAGVPAAIQFVLMLFLPESPRWLYMKKDKAEAAAVLAKIYDPYRLEEEIDQLATALEEERLRKQAISYLDVFRKKEIRLAFFAGAGLQAFQQFTGINTVMYYSPTIVQMAGFKSNQLALLLSLIVALMNAMGTIVGIYLIDHFGRKKLALTSLSGVIVSLILLAVAFVLESSTAANVGAYGWIAVIGLAFYIAFFAPGMGPVPWTVNSEIYPESYRGMCGGMSATVNWISNLIVAQSFLSLAEAVGTGVTFLILAGIAVTAFVFVIVFVPETKGLSFEEMERIWKDRAWGNGSGREALLEARS, encoded by the exons GGGTAATATCTGGTGCGCTTCTGTACATTAAGGATGATTTTCCTGAAGTCAGTCAAAGCAGTTTCCTACAG gaaactatTGTCAGTATGGCATTGGTTGGTGCGATGATTGGAGCTGCTGCTGGAGGCTGGGTTAATGATTATTTTGGACGGAAGAAAGCTACTCTCTCTGCTGATGTTGTTTTCATAATGGGATCTGTGGTAATGGCTGCAGCTCCGGATCCATACATTCTTATACTTGGACGACTCTTAGTAGGTCTAGGAGTTGGTGTTGCTTCTGTCACTGCTCCTGTTTACATCGCTGAAGCATCACCATCAGAAATTCGTGGGGGCCTTGTGAGCACTAATGTACTGATGATTACAGGTGGTCAATTTCTATCCTATCTTGTGAATCTTGCGTTCACTGAg ATACCGGGAACTTGGAGATGGATGCTTGGAGTGGCAGGAGTGCCTGCTGCTATTCAATTTGTCCTCATGCTATTTTTACCTGAGTCTCCACGATGGCTTTACATGAAG AAAGATAAAGCTGAAGCTGCCGCTGTTCTAGCTAAGATTTATGATCCTTATCGATTGGAGGAGGAGATTGATCAGCTTGCTACTGCATTAGAGGAAGAACGTTTGAGAAAGCAGGCTATCAGTTACCTGGATGTTTTTAGGAAGAAAGAGATTAGGCTTGCGTTTTTTGCTGGGGCTGGACTACAG GCATTTCAGCAGTTCACAGGCATCAACACAGTTATGTATTACAGCCCAACAATTGTGCAGATGGCTGGGTTTAAATCAAATCAGCTAGCATTACTTCTGTCTCTCATTGTTGCTTTAATGAATGCCATGGGTACTATAGTGGGAATTTACCTCATTGATCACTTTGGACGCAAAAAGTTGGCATTGACAAGCTTATCCGGTGTAATTGTGTCCTTGATTCTCCTTGCTGTAGCATTCGTCTTAGAGTCATCTACTGCTGCCAATGTTGGGGCCTATGGGTGGATCGCCGTAATAGGTTTGGCCTTCTATATTGCATTCTTTGCACCTGGTATGGGTCCTGTACCATGGACAGTGAACTCTGAAATATACCCAGAGTCCTACAGAGGAATGTGTGGTGGCATGTCTGCTACTGTCAACTGGATATCAAATCTTATAGTGGCCCAGAGTTTCCTATCCTTAGCTGAGGCTGTGGGCACGGGTGTTACTTTCTTGATACTAGCTGGTATAGCAGTGACGGCATTCGTTTTCGTCATCGTGTTCGTGCCTGAGACCAAGGGCTTGTCATTTGAGGAAATGGAGAGGATCTGGAAGGATAGAGCTTGGGGTAATGGATCTGGCAGAGAAGCACTTCTTGAAGCAAGAAgctag
- the LOC107875738 gene encoding inositol transporter 1 isoform X1, with the protein MTIVSLPGSSGYLEAGNRKISYFSNPYVLGLTFIAGIGGLLFGYDTGVISGALLYIKDDFPEVSQSSFLQETIVSMALVGAMIGAAAGGWVNDYFGRKKATLSADVVFIMGSVVMAAAPDPYILILGRLLVGLGVGVASVTAPVYIAEASPSEIRGGLVSTNVLMITGGQFLSYLVNLAFTEIPGTWRWMLGVAGVPAAIQFVLMLFLPESPRWLYMKQKDKAEAAAVLAKIYDPYRLEEEIDQLATALEEERLRKQAISYLDVFRKKEIRLAFFAGAGLQAFQQFTGINTVMYYSPTIVQMAGFKSNQLALLLSLIVALMNAMGTIVGIYLIDHFGRKKLALTSLSGVIVSLILLAVAFVLESSTAANVGAYGWIAVIGLAFYIAFFAPGMGPVPWTVNSEIYPESYRGMCGGMSATVNWISNLIVAQSFLSLAEAVGTGVTFLILAGIAVTAFVFVIVFVPETKGLSFEEMERIWKDRAWGNGSGREALLEARS; encoded by the exons GGGTAATATCTGGTGCGCTTCTGTACATTAAGGATGATTTTCCTGAAGTCAGTCAAAGCAGTTTCCTACAG gaaactatTGTCAGTATGGCATTGGTTGGTGCGATGATTGGAGCTGCTGCTGGAGGCTGGGTTAATGATTATTTTGGACGGAAGAAAGCTACTCTCTCTGCTGATGTTGTTTTCATAATGGGATCTGTGGTAATGGCTGCAGCTCCGGATCCATACATTCTTATACTTGGACGACTCTTAGTAGGTCTAGGAGTTGGTGTTGCTTCTGTCACTGCTCCTGTTTACATCGCTGAAGCATCACCATCAGAAATTCGTGGGGGCCTTGTGAGCACTAATGTACTGATGATTACAGGTGGTCAATTTCTATCCTATCTTGTGAATCTTGCGTTCACTGAg ATACCGGGAACTTGGAGATGGATGCTTGGAGTGGCAGGAGTGCCTGCTGCTATTCAATTTGTCCTCATGCTATTTTTACCTGAGTCTCCACGATGGCTTTACATGAAG CAGAAAGATAAAGCTGAAGCTGCCGCTGTTCTAGCTAAGATTTATGATCCTTATCGATTGGAGGAGGAGATTGATCAGCTTGCTACTGCATTAGAGGAAGAACGTTTGAGAAAGCAGGCTATCAGTTACCTGGATGTTTTTAGGAAGAAAGAGATTAGGCTTGCGTTTTTTGCTGGGGCTGGACTACAG GCATTTCAGCAGTTCACAGGCATCAACACAGTTATGTATTACAGCCCAACAATTGTGCAGATGGCTGGGTTTAAATCAAATCAGCTAGCATTACTTCTGTCTCTCATTGTTGCTTTAATGAATGCCATGGGTACTATAGTGGGAATTTACCTCATTGATCACTTTGGACGCAAAAAGTTGGCATTGACAAGCTTATCCGGTGTAATTGTGTCCTTGATTCTCCTTGCTGTAGCATTCGTCTTAGAGTCATCTACTGCTGCCAATGTTGGGGCCTATGGGTGGATCGCCGTAATAGGTTTGGCCTTCTATATTGCATTCTTTGCACCTGGTATGGGTCCTGTACCATGGACAGTGAACTCTGAAATATACCCAGAGTCCTACAGAGGAATGTGTGGTGGCATGTCTGCTACTGTCAACTGGATATCAAATCTTATAGTGGCCCAGAGTTTCCTATCCTTAGCTGAGGCTGTGGGCACGGGTGTTACTTTCTTGATACTAGCTGGTATAGCAGTGACGGCATTCGTTTTCGTCATCGTGTTCGTGCCTGAGACCAAGGGCTTGTCATTTGAGGAAATGGAGAGGATCTGGAAGGATAGAGCTTGGGGTAATGGATCTGGCAGAGAAGCACTTCTTGAAGCAAGAAgctag
- the LOC107874671 gene encoding uncharacterized protein LOC107874671 encodes MRTFKSYTDEVKDTSIDALKAQLKGVTVLTSSAEVADEDEDLGGHHYVPSPPRACDHAGSSGLKSSLDTSKEDDLRERIALLEKSLMDISSFVRDERLRRIEKNKKKQQEKVHLDSPPRSRHQVNLEELAVAVTDMAAADGKGEEEKKEKETKEKNATDEEDAKEDEEKEKEKEKH; translated from the exons ATGAGGACTTTTAAGTCATACACGGACGAAGTTAAGGATACGTCAATCGATGCGTTGAAGGCGCAACTAAAAGGTGTGACTGTCCTAACTTCATCAGCGGAGGTCGCGGATGAAGACGAAGATTTGGGTGGCCACCATTATGTTCCAAGCCCACCACGCGCTTGTGATCATGCTGGTTCAAGTGGACTCAAATCTTCACTAGACACTTCTAAAGAGGATGACCTGCGCGAGCGCATTGCTTTGCTCGAGAAAAGTCTAATggatatttcttcttttgttagagaTGAGAGGTTGAGGAGAatcgagaagaataagaagaagcaacaagaaaaag TGCATCTGGACAGTCCCCCTCGTAGTCGGCATCAAGTAAACCTTGAAGAACTTGCAGTCGCAGTAACGGACATGGCTGCAGCAGATGGAAAaggtgaagaagagaagaaagaaaaagaaacgaAAGAGAAgaatgcaacagatgaagaagatgcaaaagaagatgaagaaaaagaaaaagaaaaagaaaaacattag
- the LOC107875739 gene encoding 40S ribosomal protein S29 yields the protein MGHSNIWNAHPKNYGPGSRTCRVCGNPHAIIRKYGLMCCRQCFRSNAKEIGFIKYR from the exons atgggTCACTCAAACATCTGGAACGCTCACCCTAAGAACTATGGCCCTGGCTCTCGCACCTG CCGTGTGTGTGGCAATCCTCATGCAATTATTAGAAAGTATGGTCTCATGTGCTGCAGACAGTGCTTCCGCAGCAATGCTAAGGAGATTGGATTTATCAAG TACCGTTAA